One genomic region from Sphingobacterium sp. UGAL515B_05 encodes:
- the zwf gene encoding glucose-6-phosphate dehydrogenase encodes MSDNTILHPTTIVIFGATGDLAKRKLFPAFYNLYIDGRMPKGFNILALGRAENTDERFSAYIKENLEKFSRKTVTKEDWAGFQAHISYFQHQLDEENSYRNLYQKLENFDKVYGMRGNRLFYLSIAPHFVSVISNHLKNTSIASDPATDRIIIEKPFGHNKESAIELNNLLSQTFQEEQIYRIDHYLGKETVQNILAFRFGNSIFEPLWNHRHIESVQITVAEEVGVETRASFYEQTGALRDMIQNHLLQILCMVAMEPPASLESGEIRDRKVDVLKSIRRISPEKVDHYAVRGQYGRGKVNGLKVNGYRQEEGIAHDSNTETFVAIKFYLDNERWEDVPFYVRTGKKMKEKHSYITIQFKPLPNSMFSESTSLLSANRLVINIQPQMDIRLQFMSKKPGLSLALKPVEMIFDNFACQTDTPEAYETLLLEALVGDLTLFMRSDQVEEAWDVIKTIQETWEKTKDPSFPNYASGNWGPDDSDALVERQGHQWV; translated from the coding sequence ATGAGTGACAATACAATCCTGCATCCAACAACGATCGTTATTTTTGGTGCAACAGGGGATTTGGCAAAAAGAAAGCTTTTTCCTGCCTTCTACAATTTATATATCGATGGCAGAATGCCAAAAGGGTTTAATATTTTAGCTTTAGGAAGAGCCGAAAATACGGATGAAAGATTCAGCGCTTATATTAAAGAAAATCTGGAGAAATTTTCCAGAAAAACTGTAACCAAGGAAGATTGGGCTGGTTTTCAGGCGCACATCAGCTATTTTCAGCATCAGCTTGATGAAGAAAACTCTTATCGGAATTTATATCAGAAACTAGAAAATTTTGATAAGGTGTACGGAATGAGAGGAAACAGACTTTTCTATTTGTCGATTGCACCACACTTTGTATCGGTAATCTCAAATCATCTTAAAAATACGTCGATAGCATCTGATCCTGCAACAGATCGAATTATTATCGAAAAACCTTTTGGTCACAATAAGGAATCTGCCATTGAGCTAAATAATCTTCTTTCACAAACTTTTCAAGAAGAACAGATTTATCGTATCGATCATTATTTAGGTAAAGAAACAGTTCAGAATATTTTGGCGTTCAGGTTCGGAAATTCAATTTTTGAACCTCTTTGGAACCACAGACATATAGAATCGGTGCAGATTACGGTTGCCGAAGAAGTAGGAGTGGAAACAAGAGCCAGTTTTTATGAGCAGACAGGAGCTTTGCGCGATATGATTCAGAACCATCTTTTGCAAATTCTTTGTATGGTTGCTATGGAACCTCCGGCTTCACTAGAATCTGGTGAGATCAGGGATCGTAAAGTTGATGTTTTAAAATCCATCCGTAGGATTTCTCCCGAAAAAGTAGATCATTATGCAGTAAGAGGGCAGTACGGACGAGGCAAAGTAAATGGGCTAAAAGTAAATGGCTATCGCCAGGAAGAGGGAATTGCCCATGATTCCAATACGGAAACATTTGTCGCTATCAAGTTTTATCTGGATAATGAAAGATGGGAGGATGTTCCTTTTTATGTTCGCACCGGGAAGAAGATGAAAGAAAAGCATTCTTATATAACGATTCAGTTTAAGCCACTTCCAAATTCCATGTTTTCAGAAAGCACCTCGCTTCTGTCGGCTAACCGATTGGTTATTAATATCCAGCCACAAATGGACATCAGATTGCAGTTTATGTCTAAAAAACCAGGTTTGTCTTTGGCACTTAAACCTGTGGAAATGATTTTCGATAATTTTGCCTGTCAGACCGATACGCCCGAGGCGTATGAAACTCTTTTATTGGAAGCACTTGTGGGAGACCTTACACTGTTTATGCGCTCTGATCAGGTAGAAGAAGCTTGGGATGTGATAAAAACGATTCAGGAAACCTGGGAAAAAACCAAAGACCCTTCGTTTCCAAATTATGCTTCAGGAAACTGGGGCCCTGATGACAGTGATGCACTGGTAGAGCGGCAGGGACATCAGTGGGTTTAA